One stretch of Leptospira mtsangambouensis DNA includes these proteins:
- a CDS encoding YaaR family protein has protein sequence MIIQNNNPKSVSTQTKKGSKEKLSGSFGPVDESKQSFLDILESIVPSGKEETRELNELWKDLPDLEKELIKDPNHRNLESYKKHIKQIAELILKKNYKVMQAPQRGRNDQKDVRYVKVVDEKLDLLAKTMFSPNNSAFVILKQLDEIRGLLIDLKG, from the coding sequence ATGATCATTCAAAACAACAACCCTAAGTCTGTCTCCACTCAGACAAAAAAAGGGTCCAAAGAAAAACTCTCTGGTTCTTTTGGACCAGTTGATGAATCCAAACAAAGTTTTTTAGATATTTTAGAATCCATTGTTCCTTCTGGAAAAGAAGAAACCAGAGAACTTAACGAACTCTGGAAGGATTTACCTGATTTGGAAAAGGAACTCATCAAAGATCCCAACCACAGAAACCTTGAATCCTACAAAAAACATATCAAACAAATCGCAGAACTTATCCTTAAAAAAAACTACAAGGTCATGCAAGCGCCCCAACGAGGACGAAATGACCAAAAAGACGTACGTTATGTAAAGGTTGTGGATGAAAAATTGGATCTCCTTGCCAAAACCATGTTTTCTCCCAACAACAGCGCTTTCGTGATTTTGAAACAATTAGATGAAATTAGGGGTCTATTGATTGATCTAAAAGGATAA
- the serS gene encoding serine--tRNA ligase — MLDINRIVQNPEELLSTLQKRGVASTDIEAKIKSISEKQRKLKLEVEDLRAERNRVSKEIGIQKSQGKDITEISASMKGVGDQIKAIEEELTKQEESLHDLNLGLPNLLDPSVPEGKSEADNVLVRQWGEVPKLSFEAKTHFDIGEVLGIFDFERGVKLSGARFYTYRGLGAKLERALMNLMLDTHTSENGYEEMWVPVLVNDESMTATGQLPKFAEDFYRLEKDGLNLIPTAEVPLTNYYRDEIISEKELPISVCAHTSCFRREAGSYGRDTRGLVRVHQFQKVELVKFVEPENSQNEHEKMLQDAESILQKLKLPYRVMLLCSKDMSSASSKTYDIEVWMPGLGRFMEISSVSNFKDYQARRGKIRYKSKEGKNLLVHTLNGSGLAIGRTLAAVIENYQSADGTFQIPDVLKPYIR, encoded by the coding sequence ATGCTTGATATCAACCGTATTGTTCAAAACCCTGAAGAGTTACTTTCCACCTTACAAAAACGAGGTGTTGCCTCCACAGACATTGAAGCAAAAATTAAATCTATCTCTGAAAAACAAAGAAAGCTAAAACTAGAAGTGGAAGACCTTCGTGCTGAGAGAAATCGAGTTTCTAAAGAAATTGGAATTCAAAAATCACAAGGAAAAGATATCACAGAAATTTCAGCTTCGATGAAAGGAGTTGGTGATCAGATCAAAGCAATTGAAGAAGAACTGACTAAACAGGAAGAATCTTTGCATGATTTGAATTTAGGGCTTCCAAACTTACTAGATCCATCTGTTCCAGAAGGAAAATCAGAAGCAGATAATGTACTTGTCCGACAGTGGGGAGAAGTTCCTAAACTTTCCTTTGAAGCTAAAACCCATTTTGATATCGGAGAGGTTTTGGGAATTTTTGACTTTGAGCGTGGAGTTAAACTTTCCGGTGCGAGGTTTTATACCTACCGTGGACTTGGTGCCAAATTAGAAAGAGCGCTTATGAATCTCATGCTTGATACCCATACTTCTGAAAATGGATACGAAGAGATGTGGGTTCCCGTCCTTGTAAACGATGAGTCGATGACTGCCACAGGACAACTTCCTAAGTTTGCTGAGGATTTTTACAGGCTCGAAAAAGACGGACTCAATTTGATTCCCACTGCGGAAGTCCCACTCACCAATTATTACCGGGATGAAATTATTTCAGAAAAAGAATTACCAATCTCTGTTTGTGCACATACATCTTGTTTTCGGAGAGAGGCAGGGTCTTATGGGCGAGATACACGTGGTCTTGTGCGAGTACACCAATTCCAAAAAGTGGAACTTGTGAAGTTTGTAGAACCGGAAAATTCGCAAAACGAACATGAAAAAATGCTCCAAGATGCTGAATCTATTTTGCAAAAATTGAAACTTCCCTACCGTGTGATGTTACTTTGTAGTAAGGATATGTCTAGTGCCTCTTCCAAAACCTATGATATTGAAGTTTGGATGCCTGGACTTGGTCGTTTTATGGAGATTTCCTCTGTTTCTAACTTCAAAGACTATCAAGCAAGACGGGGAAAAATTCGATACAAGTCAAAGGAAGGAAAAAACCTGCTCGTCCATACTCTGAATGGTTCCGGTCTTGCGATCGGTCGAACACTCGCTGCAGTGATCGAAAACTACCAATCGGCGGATGGAACCTTCCAAATTCCGGATGTATTGAAACCATACATTCGTTAG
- a CDS encoding TatD family hydrolase yields the protein MGYSTIDTHCHLDIIREQGQEIEETLAKSRTAGVDRMVQIGIDLPSSIEAVRISETHSKDDLEIFYSIGCHPTEIHEFPNADQILDLAKSRMEDPKFSAIGEIGVDLYHDASTRLAQNEVLRKFLEFSSEYKLPVVIHSRDAFEDTYEALKEYKSKAFGVIHCFTYDYEAAKQFVDLGYYVSFSGIVTFKSATDIQEAARKIPLETILIETDAPFLSPMPHRGKRNDSSHLPFVLEKMFSLRTETNAEVADRIYQNSLKFTQRKAYHHA from the coding sequence ATGGGATATTCGACCATAGACACTCATTGCCACTTAGACATAATTCGAGAACAAGGCCAAGAGATTGAAGAAACACTGGCGAAATCCCGAACGGCTGGTGTAGACCGTATGGTCCAAATTGGGATTGATCTACCAAGTTCAATCGAAGCGGTTCGTATTTCAGAAACACATTCAAAAGATGATTTAGAGATTTTTTATTCGATTGGTTGTCATCCTACGGAAATTCATGAATTCCCTAATGCAGATCAAATTTTAGATTTAGCAAAATCCCGAATGGAAGATCCAAAATTTTCGGCGATCGGTGAGATTGGTGTCGATCTCTATCATGATGCTAGCACACGACTTGCACAGAATGAAGTGTTACGTAAATTTTTAGAATTTTCTTCTGAATATAAATTACCTGTAGTGATCCATTCTCGCGATGCATTTGAAGATACTTATGAAGCATTGAAAGAATATAAATCAAAAGCTTTTGGTGTGATTCATTGTTTTACTTATGATTATGAAGCAGCGAAACAATTTGTTGATTTAGGTTATTACGTTTCCTTTTCGGGGATCGTTACGTTTAAGTCAGCGACAGATATCCAAGAAGCTGCACGTAAAATTCCACTGGAAACCATTCTCATTGAAACAGATGCTCCCTTTTTATCACCCATGCCACATAGAGGCAAACGAAATGATTCTTCCCATTTACCATTTGTTCTTGAGAAGATGTTTTCACTTCGAACAGAAACCAATGCAGAAGTAGCAGATCGCATTTATCAAAATTCATTAAAATTCACACAAAGAAAGGCTTATCACCATGCTTGA
- a CDS encoding M23 family metallopeptidase: protein MEVKQRLHLIFYRLRYKVQEWKLKLSQRYEDLDKKGRERLTIMVIPHTDRRTINFVISYKAISIFIGIMVVLLVISAVNVLSHSGSIHQLTELNLTNKDFIRQSSKMKEEVNSLHETIQYYYERISNLYIKLGGDPSRVSKGMGGQAGQFLALQGTPQSDITDESFRIKEDIHNLKLSSELSEEIIKLIKKRKSIIRNTPSIWPTKGYVLFPFGKYISPVTGKEELNRGLDIGSFPGAEVIATAPGIVFDTGYSPATGYYVKLSHRFGWKTIYSNLDRIRVKKNEKLSKGDILGYVGKSPENPIYHLHYEVHVGTQALNPFSFLNQIQE, encoded by the coding sequence GTGGAAGTAAAACAAAGACTACATCTAATTTTTTACCGATTACGGTATAAAGTCCAGGAATGGAAGCTTAAGTTATCCCAACGTTACGAGGACCTAGACAAAAAAGGTCGTGAACGTCTGACAATTATGGTCATTCCTCACACCGATCGTAGAACCATTAACTTTGTTATATCTTACAAAGCGATTTCCATCTTCATCGGAATCATGGTAGTGCTTCTTGTGATCAGCGCTGTGAATGTTTTATCACATAGTGGATCCATCCACCAGCTCACAGAACTCAATTTAACAAACAAAGACTTTATCAGACAATCTTCCAAGATGAAAGAAGAGGTTAACTCTCTTCACGAAACCATCCAATACTACTACGAAAGAATTTCTAACCTCTATATCAAACTCGGCGGAGATCCTTCTCGAGTTTCCAAAGGGATGGGTGGACAAGCAGGACAATTTCTCGCATTACAAGGAACACCTCAATCCGACATCACGGACGAATCCTTTCGCATCAAAGAAGACATTCATAATTTAAAATTATCCTCTGAACTTTCTGAAGAGATCATCAAACTCATCAAAAAAAGAAAGAGTATCATTCGTAACACTCCATCCATTTGGCCAACAAAAGGTTATGTATTATTTCCTTTTGGAAAATATATTTCACCTGTCACTGGAAAAGAAGAACTCAACAGAGGACTAGACATTGGATCCTTTCCTGGTGCAGAAGTCATTGCAACTGCTCCTGGAATTGTTTTTGATACAGGATACTCTCCAGCCACAGGTTACTACGTAAAATTATCACATCGTTTTGGTTGGAAAACCATCTACTCCAACCTTGATAGAATTCGCGTTAAGAAAAATGAAAAACTCTCCAAGGGTGACATCTTAGGTTATGTTGGAAAATCACCAGAAAATCCGATTTACCATCTTCATTATGAAGTACATGTTGGTACCCAAGCGTTGAATCCGTTTTCGTTTCTCAACCAAATTCAAGAATAA
- a CDS encoding substrate-binding periplasmic protein, with translation MSPLLRIQYIGFVSLWAFFFTASISGEPSQVLEKIKKTKTLTVSVNEFYDPFYIENPNPNFPGLDVELAQEYAKFLDVDLKIIPLRTFDQHARMLEKGDTQIAMAGISSSINRFRDVYFTDPYLISTPAALVNRTALPPEPEGQIVTVQLFRNLNDLTNITGISYSVLANSSNHQFLRDAFPKAQIFSYFTNEAALNELKKNNVNAFVADSFYIQALLQKDSSLRANYLPILGVVQEDHISMATARRDVEFLYNLNFFIKELKRTGKIQGLINKYFKSNQWVKKE, from the coding sequence ATGTCACCTCTTCTAAGGATCCAATACATTGGGTTTGTATCCCTTTGGGCATTTTTTTTCACCGCTTCTATTTCAGGTGAGCCGAGTCAGGTTTTGGAAAAAATTAAAAAAACCAAAACACTGACTGTTTCAGTAAATGAATTTTATGATCCATTTTATATTGAAAATCCCAATCCGAATTTTCCCGGATTAGATGTGGAACTTGCCCAAGAGTATGCAAAATTTTTAGATGTTGATTTAAAAATTATTCCTCTTCGCACTTTTGATCAACATGCTAGAATGTTAGAGAAAGGTGATACACAAATTGCAATGGCTGGAATTTCATCTTCCATCAATCGTTTTAGAGATGTATATTTTACAGATCCTTATTTAATTTCGACACCGGCTGCTTTGGTGAATCGCACGGCACTTCCACCTGAGCCAGAAGGTCAGATAGTCACAGTCCAATTGTTTCGTAATTTGAATGACCTAACGAATATTACAGGAATTTCCTATTCGGTCCTTGCAAATAGTTCCAATCATCAATTTTTACGAGATGCATTTCCTAAAGCACAAATCTTTTCTTATTTCACAAATGAAGCTGCACTAAATGAATTAAAAAAAAATAATGTGAATGCTTTCGTAGCGGATTCCTTTTATATCCAAGCACTATTACAAAAGGACTCTTCACTTCGTGCGAACTATTTGCCTATTCTCGGAGTTGTGCAAGAGGACCATATCAGTATGGCTACAGCCAGACGAGATGTAGAATTTCTTTATAACTTAAATTTTTTTATCAAAGAACTGAAGCGAACCGGCAAAATTCAAGGATTGATAAACAAATATTTTAAATCCAACCAATGGGTTAAAAAAGAATAA
- a CDS encoding OmpA family protein — translation MPYSLLSQPFKNKKSNLLQSVFVKRGVYTQCRYSLCSGEYASHVEKMINGGYANSGYLLPYFFPHTSNHPGNMRDSFISKNIFQGMPVIFKSLLNFRFSNFITILSFCLFFSLPMVAQVQPSEASLVVAPIQGPINTEFQEFGPTMTPDAKTLYFYSKRSNRGYTEIFKSERKKDGTWDFPEEVDVLNSPFDDQSPFISRDGKTLLLSSNRDGSVEVVLPDGKVGISRDLYVSNWDGKSWSSPVALPAPINTEEIEENPHLLGDTLLFTRYPFGKPNLAKVYFSQYIGEKWSTPKLLPSPINDNYATIAVAFNDDGSILFFSSNRPGGNGGFDLYMAKIDGDSFKDVENLGAPINSVEDEAYIVFQQVKKTFLFCRRVEGRSFDLFTASVPKQENIVQKKLEETKKISLDSVYFERASSILRPESSVPLDAIVDYLHENSDKKMKVIGHTDLTGTFEDNMTLSKERADSVKQYLVSKGVDPKRILTEGKGPTQPMLQGTDEASSRKNRRTEFVLIDP, via the coding sequence ATGCCCTATTCGCTTCTATCCCAGCCGTTCAAGAATAAAAAATCAAACTTACTTCAATCTGTATTTGTAAAGCGGGGTGTTTATACGCAATGCAGATACTCGCTTTGTTCGGGGGAATATGCGTCCCACGTAGAAAAGATGATAAATGGTGGTTATGCGAATAGCGGATATCTCCTTCCTTACTTTTTTCCCCATACCAGCAACCATCCGGGTAATATGCGTGATTCGTTTATTTCCAAAAATATATTCCAAGGAATGCCTGTGATTTTTAAATCTCTATTGAATTTTAGATTTTCCAATTTTATCACCATTCTATCCTTTTGTCTTTTTTTCTCCCTACCGATGGTTGCTCAAGTGCAACCTAGCGAAGCAAGTCTCGTGGTAGCTCCTATCCAAGGACCGATCAATACTGAATTCCAAGAATTTGGCCCAACGATGACTCCTGATGCCAAAACTTTGTATTTCTATTCCAAACGTTCTAATCGTGGTTATACGGAAATTTTTAAATCGGAACGAAAAAAAGATGGGACTTGGGATTTTCCAGAGGAAGTGGATGTTTTGAATTCTCCATTTGATGACCAAAGCCCATTTATCTCTCGGGATGGAAAAACTCTACTTTTGTCATCCAATCGAGATGGTTCCGTAGAAGTGGTGTTACCTGATGGGAAAGTGGGTATATCCAGAGATTTGTATGTTTCCAATTGGGATGGAAAAAGTTGGAGTAGTCCTGTAGCATTGCCCGCTCCTATCAACACAGAAGAAATAGAAGAAAATCCACATTTACTCGGTGACACTTTACTTTTTACCAGATATCCATTTGGAAAACCAAATTTGGCAAAAGTATATTTTAGCCAATATATAGGAGAGAAATGGTCTACTCCAAAACTTCTACCATCACCAATTAATGATAATTATGCGACAATTGCGGTCGCTTTTAATGACGACGGCAGTATTCTTTTCTTTTCATCAAATCGTCCAGGGGGAAATGGTGGGTTCGATTTGTACATGGCAAAGATAGATGGGGATTCGTTTAAGGATGTCGAGAATTTAGGTGCTCCTATCAACTCAGTTGAAGATGAAGCTTACATTGTATTCCAACAGGTAAAAAAAACATTTTTGTTTTGTCGCCGAGTGGAAGGAAGGTCGTTTGATCTTTTTACTGCATCAGTTCCGAAGCAAGAAAACATAGTGCAAAAGAAATTGGAAGAAACGAAAAAAATCTCTTTGGATTCGGTTTACTTTGAAAGAGCTTCGTCCATTTTGAGACCTGAATCTTCCGTGCCTTTGGATGCTATTGTTGACTATCTCCATGAAAATTCAGATAAAAAAATGAAGGTTATTGGCCACACAGATCTAACAGGAACTTTTGAAGATAATATGACACTTTCAAAAGAAAGGGCAGATTCCGTTAAACAATATTTAGTCTCTAAAGGTGTTGATCCAAAACGAATTTTAACAGAAGGGAAAGGACCAACCCAGCCAATGCTCCAAGGCACGGATGAGGCCTCCTCTAGAAAAAATCGTCGAACCGAATTTGTCCTAATCGATCCTTAA
- a CDS encoding bactofilin family protein produces the protein MSNPSTEEEFLVNSIIGEGAEFVGEFKFPGLIRIDGKFRGVLETTGKVLIGKSGIVDTDIKARVVVAGGEIRGNIYATERVTLLSSCRLEGDIVTPRLIVEEGVVFHGKCTINPTRH, from the coding sequence ATGTCCAATCCATCTACAGAAGAAGAATTTTTAGTTAATAGCATCATTGGGGAAGGCGCCGAGTTCGTTGGCGAATTTAAGTTCCCAGGCCTCATTCGTATCGATGGAAAATTTCGTGGAGTCCTCGAAACTACCGGAAAGGTACTTATAGGAAAATCCGGAATCGTCGATACAGATATCAAAGCAAGAGTGGTGGTTGCCGGAGGAGAAATCCGCGGAAACATCTATGCAACAGAACGAGTTACATTACTTTCTAGCTGTCGATTGGAAGGAGACATTGTCACTCCACGCCTCATCGTAGAAGAAGGTGTAGTGTTTCACGGAAAATGCACAATTAATCCCACTCGTCATTAG